GTGGGTGAGGCAATGGCTTCCTCCCACTTCGAAACATAATCAACCGCCATGAGAATATAGAGATTCCCATAGGAAGAGGGAAAGGGTCCCATAAAGTCAATACCCCAAACATCGAACACCTCCAACTCCAAGATAGGAGATTGAGGCATCTCATGCCGTTTAGAAATATTTCCCGTCCTTTGGCAACGATCACAAGATTTCACAAAGGCCCAAGCATCACGGAAAAGAGTCGGCCACCAAAGTAAACTTTGCAACACCTTTGAAGCGGTcttatcccccccccccccatatgCCCTCCACAAGGAGAGGAATGGCACATATCAAGGACACTACCAACCTCATCATCCGTAACACATTTCCTTAATAGCCCATTGGCGCCCCTCTTATACAAAATCGGCTCATCCCATATATACTTCTTTGCATCGTGCTTCAACTTCCTCCTTTGTTGGGTGGAGAAGTCATTGGGCATCTCCCCACAAGACAAGTAGCTCACAAGGTCGGCAAACCAAGGCAAAGAAGAACTTTCAATTGAGTACAAAACATCATCACGTAAGGCATCTTCAATGGGCACATAATCCCCCTCTATATCACAAAGCTCAAGGCGGGAAAGATGATCGGCAACAACATTTTCAGCACCCTTCTTGTCCTGAATCTCAATGTCAAATTCTTGGAGTAATAGAACCCATCAAATGAGCCTAGGCTTAGACTCTTTCTTGGCCATAAGATACCGGATGGCCGCATGGTCGGTGTACACAATGGTCTTTGAACCCACCAAGTAAGTTCGGAATTTCTCAAAGGCATAGATAATGGCAAGGAATTCCTTTTCTGTTGTGGTGTAATTGGCTTGAGCTTGGTTCAAGGTTTAGACATGTAGTATATCACATGAATCTTCTTGTCTTTTCGTTTCCCCAAGACACCCCCAATTGAGAAATCACTTGCATCGCACATGTGTTCAAAAGGTAGGGACCAATCCGGGGCTTGCACAATAGGGGTAGTGATCAAGGCATGCTTAAGCTTGGTGAAGGCTTCTATACAAGCTCCATCGAAAAGAAATTCGCTCTCCTTTTGGAGAAGATTAGTAAAGGGTTGTGCTATTGACGAAAAATCCTTGATGAATCGCCGATAAAAACCCGCATGACCTAAGAAAGAGAGAATCCCCTTGACATTGATTGGGGGAGGTAGCTTCTCAATCACCTCAATTTTTGCCTCGTCAACCTCAATCCCAAGATTCAAAACCTTGTGCCCAAGAACAATACCTTCTTGCACCATAAAGTGGCACTTCTCCCAATTCAAGAACAAGTGAACCTTGTCACATCGCTCAAGACATCGCTCAAGACCTTGTCCttgtgctaatggtggtgtaagagcaggttttggaaataacgggtatgacgTACGTGTCAAAGgacgtacgtggtttgcagttgacaacaagttcaggaacaagagtcgagttaatggtttcttgggttatggcgatgagaacatggatgggttaaatgagctgaacaggggccccagagcgaaggcgtctatgaacataaggattggaaagggtagacatcgtagaactttatgatttggattggttgactcaattcttttccttcgtttacttgggtaaatttcgcactttgggaggtacgggctaagtatttcatggctcgctcttttcgctctcccttttctctttctattttttcctttttttgcatgggatttctccccaacataaatccttcaatcaatttgggctaaaaggtagatggttgtggtctttgagtgacgaggcgagactgagggagcctcgtttggtaggcctatagtggacccttaattttagtaggcctagggtggacctttaattttagttggcctagggcggacctttaattttgtcttactttgcaagcgtatttagtcgtttcttaaaatgtgcaaatggcgtagattcaaaatgttgtttttaccttattgaaatttaacgaaagaattacatcgaaaataaattttttttgtttcttttcagactccaatttctgggatttaattggaagttgtgatttagactcaagctttcattaatctttctcattataacccgtgtatgaatacaaggaggtggcctagactcaaaataatgacgtggcgtatgcctataacacttgaccaagcgactctcagacttaggctaattggaccataacttttgttggttgacacttcagattttaacccttgggtgttcatttgtcatgcgccattttgtttaatgttggcaaggtagttaattggggagatcgaatttttatttttgcaagactagaatcattagtgtggcttctctcttagtgtgtattgctttaccccaatggtagccctattggtatgccgatttgggtattttcatggttggtcatgttgcattcatggaaaatcttttagtccgtacttaatagtatttcaaggagtgagtgactcgagaggactatgatagtcgtgacccaatgtgattataagccttgaggccattaattttttgctaatagtattgacaccttaggttcactttgggggttgtgcgaccatgggggaatgatttccagaatgtgactgtttccattttgcaaatactataatatattatttttattggtgagagagagtattgaggtcgtggattcttagcaagggatgacaattacatatgggtgctcattgatttaaatgttaggaggggaaactcaatatggtttaaccttttaacttgcagaacgaaaccaagcattaggaccgattctatggataagacaactaagacttaggatttggattttattttggcatagcctagtttagactcggatttatttgaacattttttttctttgaagactttattcgaacattattttttgaatattttgcccatgtgacattcaaggtcgtttaattagcatgctcggttttggtgccgagcattgccgtcgtaggaggcctaacaacgacacaaagagttatttattttttattttttagtcgctttttagagtcgagtgccttttcatacgcccctgcagcaatttttacgaaaagttttttttgctacgtatattttttcatgcgcgggcaccgaggctgctgtgccttaccaaaaggccaggcagcaacttcagcgcccagcagtgggcgtgagaaattttggcgcccagccaggggcgttggaaatgcgtccctggctggttctcgttttctgtttgcgtatacttttgtttttgcgactttagttttgcgtgcttgccttataacgtcctttacgcgtcgtgcagcgtttgtgggattcgttacaggctatcccgagcgtcgcttatttttgtggcgatcattcgggtttgcggaacacgtattttggtataactctttggccaattggttcatgaatgtttgggcaatttttaaggtcgttggttttctagcattatttgtctagcattattcgtatgcacagtcataacatagtcacatagttcgctacacataactacattacaaacatggattcgAAAATtgaatatgtcacgtagtttatgataggcttctatgggtagtttatttgcgcctggcttggtaccgcttctatcgtagatccaacacatgcc
This sequence is a window from Spinacia oleracea cultivar Varoflay chromosome 1, BTI_SOV_V1, whole genome shotgun sequence. Protein-coding genes within it:
- the LOC130464289 gene encoding uncharacterized protein translates to MVQEGIVLGHKVLNLGIEVDEAKIEVIEKLPPPINVKGILSFLGHAGFYRRFIKDFSSIAQPFTNLLQKESEFLFDGACIEAFTKLKHALITTPIVQAPDWSLPFEHMCDASDFSIGGVLGKRKDKKIHDKKGAENVVADHLSRLELCDIEGDYVPIEDALRDDVLYSIESSSLPWFADLVSYLSCGEMPNDFSTQQRRKLKHDAKKYIWDEPILYKRGANGLLRKCVTDDEVGSVLDMCHSSPCGGTGNISKRHEMPQSPILELEVFDVWGIDFMGPFPSSYGNLYILMAVDYVSKWEEAIASPTNDHKVVLNLFKKIIFPCFGVPIALISDGGSHFAHGKFKALLRKYGVHPKVGLAYHPQTSGQVEVTNREIKSILEKTIAKKRKDWAIKLDDVLWAYQTTFKTPIEMTPCKLVYGKNCHLPVDLMHRAMWAIKTLNFDLTCAGERRLLDLYEF